From the Salmo salar unplaced genomic scaffold, Ssal_v3.1, whole genome shotgun sequence genome, the window cacacaccttaacatataaaccacaccccttaacatttaaatcacacctcttaacatataaatcacaccccttaacatataCATTTCCTCCTTAACATAGAAATCACACTccttaacatataaatcacatctcttaacatataaatcacaccTCTTAACATATAAACCACCCCACTTAACATTTAATTCACAccttaacatataaaccacacaccttaacatataaaccacaccccttaacatttAAATCACACCTCTTAACATATAAATTacaccccttaacatataaaccacaccccttaacatttaaataacaccttaacatataaaccacaccccttaacatttaaatcacacctcttaacatataaatcacaccccttaacatataaatcacaccccttaacatataaatcacaccccttaacatataaatcacaccCTTAACATATACGTCACATCCCTTAACCTCCATGCTCTTTATATGCATCTCAGTCATCCTCTAAAGCCACACCCTCTTTATTTCTAAGCCACACCTTCTTCACCAAAGTCTCAACCCTTCACATCTACCCACACCCTCAAATTGCTCTGATTGGTTTGCTGGAGCATTTGTCAAACCAAATATAATGACCTCACGCTCTTAGAGAAGTTAAGGGGagacaaataaataatcaaataaaatgtaattaaactgaaTCAATATTTATTCAGCTACATTAACACATATCAATACACTTACAAATGGAAAACAATGAACTTTAACACCTAGAATTACAAACTAAGACTGTAACAACAGCTATTTAACCATTATTCCCTGATCTTAACCACATTTTCTAAAtcactattgttattattattaaaaggtTACAGACAAAAGTTTAAAAATAAATCACTTGTatgaaaaggttaaaaaaaattaagTAACTCTTAAAAATAATGCCCTCCCAGCTAcattggtataggtctcacactctgctggtattgatggatggtaatgGTATcagtctgctggtattgatggctggtataggtctcactctgctggtattgatgactggtataggtctcacactgtTGGTATTGATAGATGTGTATGTTCTGAAGTATGAGCGCGAGAGATAATAATAATCTGTTAATATTAATGATTTATCATCATACATTAGGATTATACATTATGTATTGTTACTTTTTACCTTCTGTTTTTTATGACTATATCTGCCATTTAAAATACAATTTCAATAATACTGGGTTACCAAACACATGGACTTCAAATTAAGATGGCTTCCCAAAATAAAACTACAATACCCACTTTGACAGTAGTCTGCTCTCTGCTGTCACTtaccctggttgaagtcctgtTCAGAGGAACCTGAGTCTCAGTTGGAGCTGCAGAGGAAGAGTTAGCATCATTAAAACACCAAGTTGAGGTCAAACTAGGATAGTTCAGTTTAAAGTTGGTAGATGTTTAAATATTGCGGTctaaatgattaaaaaaaaacaaaggcTTAAAACGTAGGTAATTATTTAAATAATAGGTAAGATTGATTAGGAGTACCCAGACTTAAAACATGAATGAGTGAAAAAGTCAATcctgacagagagtgagagagtcagTGTACCTGTTGTTCTATAGAAGGAGTAGACGCaggcagagaagaggagagcagacacaGGACACAGACTGAACAGCAACATCCAACACAGACCAcagtctacaggaggaggggaggatgaggatggCTCAGGAGGACTGGTTTCTGGACATAGACTGGCAGGAGGACAGGTTTCTGGACATAAACACAAGAAAACATTAAGAAATTCATTGAGAATCTTTTTTCGCCCAcagtctacaggaggaggggaggaggaagaggactcaggaggactggtttctggacaaaacattaaacagaaacagaactacactcttagaaacaatCAAGACCTTCTCAATAATCTATTGTTAGTCATGACTCTTGGTTGGTTAAACATCAGTTTGAGGGGACATTTTATGAGTTTAGATTAGTCTCAGAGGGTTGATACAAAATAAGATACATTTACTTTGGCGTAACTCTCATTCAAGGAAACCAATACCAAAGATACAGCAGGAAGATAAAGACAGAATAATAACTGTTCTTACCAAGTGAAATCCTAGTGGTGATGTTTCCACAGTGGACCAACTCTTTATATTTCATTCGTTTTCCTTCTTGAAACTTGTACTTCACagtcccacagtagtagagtgcCAGGTCAGATTCAGTGATGTTCTCAATCAGTAGATCATAGGAGATGTTAGAGGGGTTCCATAACACATTAAatccagggagagagatggaacttAAAAACTTAGTTAAAATAACAAGAGGAGGCTGGTACTTGTGAGAACAGTTCCTATACCACATTATGTATATTCCAGAAGTTATGttacagtcacagtagagagtgatgttgtctcctggtctgactttCATctccacctctgctgcagagatcccatcctgactggaggaaacagcacctacaggtagcagaggaacagtgtttggATGAATCACAGAATGTCACTTTGACATCATAAACTTCTCCACatgaaaatgtaaatgtcatgtctTTACCACAGTCCACACAAAATCACAATAATAAGATAAGACATCTGGTCAACCATAAAACCACATCAAGAAATCAGCTTTCATCCAGCTATAAGACCAAGTAAAACAGTTACTCACATAAGAATGCAATCAGGGTGACACACAGCCTGTCCATGTTgcggtctgatggtctgatggtgacTGTCAGAGAGTAGCTGGGTTTTTGAGTAAAAAGGTCTTTgctgtgtatttctgtgttcatgattAGATGTACTATACCATGAAAGGACATACGAGCAGCGATTGGTTCGATCGAGTGGAAGGTTTTCAGCCTGTGGTCCTTTTCCCTGAAAACCTTTTCGTGTGACATTAAGGGGAGGGTCTAGCATAGAGGTAAACAGGTTTCACAATAATGTGAAGTTAATGGAAATTATTCAGCTTCTTTGAGGTGTTCACCTTAGATAGCAACACCTTAAGAGACCTATAGACATTACGAAGAAACAACCACACATTTTGATGACTGAGTTAACCTTTAAACCAGAAAATACACTTATACAGAGGCTAAAAATAGGCTAATAGACCTATAATCCTTTATAACTGTAATCAGGCAGTAGCcctaatgttagacctaaagtagacctTTATATCTGTAGTCAGGAAGTAGTcctaatgttagacctaaagtagaccttcatacctgtagtcaggaagtaggtctaatgttagacctaaagtagacctttatacctgtagtcaggaagtaggtctaatgttagacctaaagtagacctTTAGACCTTTAACACAGAGTTcctggatacagccattagctgtgatatattggccatataccacaaccaccCAAGGTGCCATATTGCTGTTAtaaacaggttaccaacataattagaacagtaaataaGTTGTTTGCATTGTACCTGTGGTATATTGTCTCATATATATAGCCAATTAGCATTCATGAATATATAGCATTCAACTAGCAAGTTTTAAAACTGACTTTTAATTAGTGAATAGAGATAGTGTTATTTTTCATTGTTGACCATTTTATTTGGAACACTAAACTATGGTGGTGATAATAGTAAACTTCAATACCCAAGATGCATTGGAGGATGTGCTATATACCCAGTGTTAAACAGTTGTTTTTATCCCATCTGATGAATGATCTCTGTGTTTATCAATGAACAGTGGCCAATCAGTTAACATCCACACTCTAGTCAATATGTGTGAAGGGGAGAGATATATGTGACAAATGAACTTGTAATAACAATGTTTGGACTCTCTTCCTCAGGCTGAATGACagcaccatgacaacaacaacaggaagtCAGTGTGGTATTCCTGTGTACTGAGTGTGTCCTCTTGGCCAATCAGTGACTAGCTCTTATATGAGTACTGTAACACCAACATCATAATATCAGACTTATCAACGTCAGTAGTGGTCGATGTATGTATATGTTTACATGTGTTTACATGTGTGTAGATCTGTTCACATTTGTGAAAACATATGTGTGGGTTCATATATCactatgtgtgtggttgtggtttactcagctagtgctgctgctctgtatgggaggggttaaggggggcctgggtttcaggtctgaggagcagtgtcagagtagctgggtctgtcggtaacagtatcagagtagctgggtctgtcagtaacagtatcagagtagctgggtctgtcagtaacagtatcagagtagctgggtctgtcagtaacagtatcagagtagctgggtctgtcggtAACAGTATcggagtagctgggtctgtcagtaacagtatcagagtagctgggtctgtcagtaacagtatcagagtagctgggtctgtcagtaacagtatcagagtagctgggtctgtcagtaacagtatcagagtagctgggtctgtcagtaacagtgtcagagaagctgggtctgtcagtaacagtatcagagtagctgggtctgtcagtaacagtatcagagtagctgggtctgtcagtaacagtatcagagtagctgggtctgtcagtaacagtatcagagtagctgggtctgtcagtaacagtatcagagtagctgggtctgtcagtaacagtatcagagtagctgggtctgtcagtaacagtatcagagtagctgggtctgtcagtaacagtatcagagtagctgggtctgtcagtaac encodes:
- the LOC106598233 gene encoding uncharacterized protein, encoding MSHEKVFREKDHRLKTFHSIEPIAARMSFHGIVHLIMNTEIHSKDLFTQKPSYSLTVTIRPSDRNMDRLCVTLIAFLCAVSSSQDGISAAEVEMKVRPGDNITLYCDCNITSGIYIMWYRNCSHKYQPPLVILTKFLSSISLPGFNVLWNPSNISYDLLIENITESDLALYYCGTVKYKFQEGKRMKYKELVHCGNITTRISLETCPPASLCPETSPPEPSSSSPPPVDCGLCWMLLFSLCPVSALLFSACVYSFYRTTDRNI